In Lotus japonicus ecotype B-129 chromosome 5, LjGifu_v1.2, one genomic interval encodes:
- the LOC130718251 gene encoding probable LRR receptor-like serine/threonine-protein kinase At4g29180 gives METISKAESQVTSVCVVNKGTGTPFISGLELRPLSSSIYNTDFGESASLLLYKRWDMGSTNGNGRYEDDIYDRIWFPYNSSTWESVSTSYKINVNGDGYRAPFEVIRTAARPRNGSDTLEFSWTPDEPSWEFYVYLYFAEVDDLHKNQPRKFNISWNGSPLVESFVPQYLHATTLSNSKPLVASKHRISIHKTEDSTLPPILNAVEIYVVRQRDELPTFEQDGMPSIFLLAKLPTKLAIE, from the coding sequence ATGGAAACAATCAGCAAGGCAGAGTCACAGGTGACAAGTGTTTGTGTGGTGAACAAGGGAACTGGAACTCCATTTATCTCAGGATTGGAACTTAGACCACTTAGTAGTTCAATTTATAATACTGACTTTGGGGAATCTGCTTCACTTTTGCTATATAAAAGATGGGACATGGGGTCAACCAATGGAAATGGTAGATATGAAGATGATATTTATGATAGAATTTGGTTCCCTTACAATTCCTCTACCTGGGAATCGGTCAGCACTTCTTACAAGATAAATGTCAATGGTGATGGCTATAGAGCTCCATTTGAAGTCATCAGAACTGCTGCTAGACCAAGAAATGGCAGTGATACTTTGGAATTTTCATGGACCCCAGATGAACCAAGTTGGGAATTTTATGTCTACTTGTACTTTGCTGAAGTGGACGATCTTCACAAAAACCAACCCAGGAAATTCAATATATCCTGGAATGGATCTCCTTTAGTTGAATCATTTGTACCACAATACTTGCATGCAACCACTCTTTCTAATTCAAAACCCTTGGTGGCGAGTAAACATAGAATTTCTATACACAAAACAGAAGATTCAACCCTTCCACCTATTCTTAATGCAGTTGAGATTTATGTAGTAAGACAACGGGATGAACTTCCAACATTTGAACAAGATGGCATGCCATCAATTTTTCTCTTGGCTAAACTGCCTACCAAGCTAGCAATTGAATAA
- the LOC130719780 gene encoding F-box/kelch-repeat protein At3g23880-like, which produces MKVETQHVPQDFITEILLRLPVKSLIRFKGVCKFWRSLISDPHFAKSHFELGAHSHRLALIKISHGIQTIDLDESLHSNPIYEPIKMDFSSTAIGIDIVGSCRGFLLLTLDERLYVWNPSTRAHNPIPSSHILDNYHLLYGFGYIYGFGYDSSKDDYLVVQVYAQYAEFFSLRTNMWKPIEGVADLPRLKLSTDLRPGLLFNEAIHWLSYNCDESTYVIIVFDLTQKRLVEIPQPYDTIPRLDEIARGGREPDCSLWVHGSFLSLSVFMWWTSTIEIWDMKKYKVESTWNKTLVLSSSSFTFNYSLLCSTKSGDIFMNNIGEVVKCRDKGNLLEPYCKYRDGDLEFHVPMYTESILSLPDVDVSEQSEEDD; this is translated from the coding sequence ATGAAGGTCGAAACTCAACATGTGCCTCAAGATTTTATAACTGAAATTTTATTGAGGTTGCCGGTGAAATCTCTTATACGCTTTAAGGGTGTGTGCAAGTTTTGGCGCtctctcatatctgatccccacTTTGCAAAATCACATTTTGAACTAGGTGCTCATAGTCATCGGCTCGCCTTGATCAAAATCTCTCATGGTATTCAAACCATAGACTTAGATGAATCGCTTCACTCTAATCCTATTTATGAACCAATAAAGATGGACTTTTCATCTACAGCTATAGGTATTGATATAGTAGGTTCATGTAGAGGCTTTTTGCTACTCACCTTAGATGAAAGGTTGTATGTGTGGAATCCATCTACACGTGCGCACAATCCAATACCTTCATCTCATATTCTTGACAATTATCATCTTCTATATGGCTTTGGGTATATATATGGCTTTGGGTATGATTCATCAAAAGATGACTACTTGGTTGTTCAAGTGTATGCTCAATATGCGGAGTTTTTCTCATTGAGAACTAATATGTGGAAACCAATTGAGGGTGTTGCCGATTTACCTCGCTTGAAACTCTCTACTGATCTAAGACCCGGGTTGCTCTTCAACGAGGCCATTCACTGGTTGTCTTATAACTGTGATGAATCAACAtatgttattatcgtctttgaTTTAACGCAAAAGAGACTTGTAGAAATACCCCAACCATATGATACTATACCCCGATTAGATGAGATTGCTCGTGGTGGTCGTGAACCAGATTGTAGTTTGTGGGTGCATGGAAGTTTTTTGAGTCTATCAGTTTTCATGTGGTGGACTAGTACAATTGAAATATGGGACATGAAAAAATACAAAGTAGAGTCAACTTGGAACAAGACTCTTGTTCTATCTTCGAGTAGCTTTACCTTCAATTATTCTTTATTATGCTCTACAAAAAGTGGTGACATTTTTATGAATAATATAGGAGAAGTGGTGAAGTGTCGTGATAAAGGGAACCTACTAGAGCCTTATTGCAAGTATCGTGATGGTGATCTTGAATTTCATGTGCCCATGTATACTGAGTCTATCCTTTCACTTCCTGATGTTGATGTAAGTGAGCAAAGTGAAGAAGATGATTGA